From one Microbulbifer sp. A4B17 genomic stretch:
- a CDS encoding M48 family metallopeptidase encodes MNFYVHQDKAKQSSRLLVFLFSLALITLIALSTLATAAMVSLSRGQPFLPSEVVQVLGWETLAPIAFAIAIIVALGSLYKFHQLSPGGKAVAESLGGHKLNIAARSDREKRALNIVEEMAIAAGIPVPDVYIIEDGAINAFAAGQNPTDAVIGLTRGSLEKLTREELQGVVAHEFSHILNGDIRLNTQITGLLHGILIIGLLGQLLVRSPAPHKRVTPLRFPLLGLGIILITLGYIGTLTGNLIKAAVNRQREFLADASAVQFTRNNLGIANALKKIGGHSSGSELSSPSTAEFNHMLFAVGVKRSLLSLFATHPPLAVRIKRLEPTWSGHFANSEKQAYSEMQTAISQDPKNAQLAMVAPTTPFQVALDAIDNSITKPDTHQVEFGHQLLESIPILIQQAAHEPFTARALVYFLLLHKEKIERNKQLQLLEKIAHPAVIREMQRLKPHMESMPGSARLVLIDLCIPALRALVPQQYQVFKRNLIKLLHSDGKVEVWEWALYRVLMHALDGAPDQQRLSSNKNANKDASRFIIAAIAHAGNSQYLPAKRAYEKGLTALGLEITPLPGIADITLPRLDKAIAIASLIPPLEKPNLLKAIVTTLNHNGVIKAEEIELLRAVADSLDCPMPPIINKTY; translated from the coding sequence GGTTTTCTTATTTAGTCTGGCGCTTATTACCCTGATTGCCCTGAGCACTCTGGCTACAGCTGCGATGGTATCACTATCCCGCGGCCAGCCCTTTCTCCCCTCGGAAGTTGTACAGGTTCTGGGCTGGGAAACCCTCGCACCAATAGCCTTTGCCATCGCCATCATTGTTGCCTTGGGCAGCCTGTACAAATTCCATCAGTTATCCCCCGGGGGGAAAGCTGTGGCCGAATCCCTTGGCGGACACAAACTCAATATTGCTGCGAGAAGTGACCGGGAAAAGCGCGCACTGAATATCGTAGAGGAAATGGCTATCGCAGCGGGTATCCCGGTGCCCGATGTCTATATCATCGAAGATGGAGCAATCAATGCATTTGCCGCAGGCCAAAACCCGACCGACGCTGTTATCGGTCTGACGCGAGGCTCATTAGAAAAACTCACACGAGAAGAGCTGCAAGGAGTTGTCGCCCACGAGTTCAGCCATATTCTGAACGGCGACATTCGCCTTAACACCCAGATCACTGGACTCCTGCACGGAATCTTAATTATTGGGCTTTTGGGGCAACTTTTGGTCAGAAGTCCTGCGCCACACAAACGTGTAACCCCGTTAAGGTTCCCTCTACTGGGCCTTGGAATAATCCTGATCACCCTTGGCTATATCGGCACACTGACCGGTAACCTGATCAAGGCTGCGGTCAACCGGCAGCGAGAATTTCTTGCCGATGCCTCTGCAGTACAATTTACCCGCAACAACCTCGGCATTGCCAACGCACTGAAAAAGATCGGTGGCCACAGTTCAGGCTCGGAGCTAAGCAGCCCCAGCACCGCGGAGTTCAACCACATGCTTTTTGCAGTTGGGGTGAAACGTTCTTTGCTCAGCCTTTTTGCCACTCATCCTCCGCTAGCTGTGCGCATCAAGAGGCTGGAGCCCACCTGGAGTGGCCACTTCGCCAATTCAGAAAAACAGGCGTACAGTGAAATGCAGACTGCAATATCCCAAGATCCGAAAAATGCGCAGCTAGCCATGGTTGCTCCTACGACTCCTTTTCAGGTCGCACTGGATGCGATCGACAACAGCATCACTAAACCAGATACACACCAAGTCGAATTTGGGCACCAGCTGCTGGAATCCATCCCGATCTTGATCCAACAGGCTGCACACGAACCCTTTACAGCCCGGGCGCTGGTTTACTTTCTTCTTTTACACAAGGAGAAAATCGAGAGAAACAAGCAGCTGCAGCTTTTGGAGAAAATTGCCCACCCCGCTGTTATCCGGGAGATGCAAAGACTTAAACCGCATATGGAGTCAATGCCTGGCAGCGCCCGCCTCGTATTAATTGACCTGTGCATCCCTGCTCTGCGCGCCCTTGTTCCCCAACAGTATCAGGTTTTTAAGCGAAATCTGATTAAGCTTCTCCACAGCGATGGGAAAGTAGAAGTTTGGGAGTGGGCCCTTTATAGGGTTTTGATGCACGCACTCGACGGCGCTCCAGATCAACAGCGCCTTTCCTCCAACAAAAATGCCAATAAGGATGCGTCGCGATTTATCATTGCCGCTATAGCCCACGCGGGAAACAGCCAATATCTCCCAGCAAAGCGTGCTTATGAGAAGGGACTTACTGCTCTCGGCCTTGAAATAACCCCGCTACCCGGTATCGCTGATATCACCCTGCCGAGACTGGACAAAGCCATTGCCATCGCCAGCCTTATTCCACCCCTGGAAAAACCTAACCTGCTGAAAGCGATAGTGACGACCTTAAATCACAACGGCGTTATTAAAGCGGAAGAAATCGAATTATTGAGAGCCGTCGCTGACAGCCTGGACTGCCCAATGCCTCCAATTATCAACAAGACTTACTAA
- the zapE gene encoding cell division protein ZapE, with product MLPAKPLFSSPLERYESDLQRPDFVEDQSQRQAVEELQDLHRRLVARSERGAIVSFLSRFRSGATEPEKGLYFWGGVGRGKTYLMDAFFESLPFAEKQRTHFHRFMRRVHQDLKEYAGEKNPLEKVADKIARRARVLCFDEFFVSDIADAMILAGLLDALFRRGVALVATSNIVPKGLYKDGLQRVRFLPAIDLLEKYTKVVNVDSGTDYRLRTLEILELYHSPLGPEADSSLEQSFSQLSVSGCEARSEVQLQVEGRPIRALKVADDVAWFDFVDLCDGPRSQNDYIELAREFHTVLLGSVAKFDERMDAQARRFINLVDEFYDRCVKLVISAEVPAEELYVGRNLKFEFERTVSRLLEMQSREYLERPHRPE from the coding sequence ATGTTGCCCGCCAAACCACTATTTTCTTCCCCTCTTGAGCGTTATGAGAGCGATCTTCAGCGCCCTGACTTTGTTGAGGATCAATCCCAGCGTCAGGCGGTTGAGGAGTTGCAGGATCTTCATCGGCGCCTGGTGGCCCGGTCTGAGCGCGGTGCCATCGTCAGTTTTTTGTCCCGCTTTCGCAGTGGTGCTACTGAGCCTGAGAAGGGTCTCTACTTTTGGGGTGGGGTAGGTCGCGGAAAAACCTACTTAATGGATGCATTTTTCGAGTCTCTGCCGTTCGCGGAAAAACAGCGCACTCATTTTCATCGCTTTATGCGGCGGGTTCACCAGGACCTAAAGGAGTACGCTGGGGAGAAGAATCCGTTGGAGAAGGTGGCAGATAAGATTGCCCGTCGTGCTCGGGTGCTCTGCTTTGATGAGTTTTTCGTCTCAGATATTGCCGATGCCATGATATTGGCCGGTCTGTTGGATGCGTTGTTCCGCCGGGGGGTGGCCCTGGTGGCGACCTCGAATATTGTGCCCAAAGGCTTATATAAGGATGGGTTGCAGAGGGTGCGGTTTCTTCCGGCCATCGATCTGCTGGAGAAATACACCAAGGTGGTCAATGTCGATAGCGGTACCGATTACCGGCTGCGTACCCTGGAGATATTGGAGTTATATCATTCTCCGCTGGGGCCTGAGGCGGATAGCAGTCTGGAGCAGAGTTTTTCACAGCTGAGTGTCAGCGGCTGCGAAGCTCGTAGCGAGGTTCAGCTGCAAGTGGAGGGGCGCCCAATTCGAGCCCTGAAAGTAGCGGATGATGTTGCTTGGTTTGATTTTGTGGATCTGTGCGATGGGCCGCGATCGCAAAATGACTATATCGAGCTGGCAAGGGAGTTCCATACGGTGCTTCTGGGGTCGGTGGCCAAGTTTGATGAGCGTATGGATGCCCAGGCGCGTCGCTTCATTAATTTGGTGGATGAATTTTACGACCGGTGCGTGAAGTTGGTGATTTCTGCGGAAGTCCCAGCTGAGGAACTGTACGTCGGCCGGAATCTTAAGTTTGAGTTTGAGCGCACGGTGAGTCGGCTTTTGGAGATGCAGTCCCGCGAATATCTGGAGCGGCCCCACCGCCCCGAATAA
- a CDS encoding diguanylate cyclase yields MPPYLQWLRFIWLPGMLLVLLVAQYLPWIDLTPLYSPQFPILLLGMAALLGFGFRSSRVVLAALLIMALYMAASSQLLPGSPRELPLFLSLVAVNLVLFTCSRDRSVFSIFGVLWTLLLLAEGVGFVLLYDCCSPLRLAFPIENLPGWLSRFAPESFSLPQLVGSVSAVGAFALLFLYPGPTAMGLFSCTLLLLFSVWIELPLEFTGSVAGILLVASLLGASYELAFRDELTGLHSRRAFRYQMLTPAWNYSIAMVDIDYFKKLNDRYGHQVGDQALQMVAVQLVRHANGTVFRYGGEEFVIYLPGRNRKAKEAQLEALREKIACYPLRLRSSGRISTGVSQRGKGGGKPLKITVSIGVAHRSKKLRKPEGILKAADQALYKAKRNGRNCLSVHS; encoded by the coding sequence ATGCCGCCGTATCTTCAATGGCTGCGCTTTATCTGGCTGCCAGGGATGCTTCTGGTGCTTCTCGTTGCGCAGTATCTTCCCTGGATCGATCTGACCCCCTTATACAGCCCACAATTTCCAATTTTACTGCTGGGGATGGCGGCGTTGCTCGGTTTTGGTTTTCGCTCGAGCCGGGTGGTGCTTGCAGCGCTGCTTATTATGGCTCTTTACATGGCGGCCAGTTCTCAGCTTCTACCCGGCTCACCCAGGGAGCTTCCGCTTTTTCTCTCATTGGTCGCGGTTAATTTGGTACTATTTACCTGTAGCCGAGACCGCAGTGTATTCAGTATTTTTGGGGTGCTATGGACTCTGCTCTTACTGGCTGAAGGTGTGGGTTTTGTCCTGCTCTACGATTGTTGCTCTCCCCTGAGACTGGCTTTCCCTATCGAAAATTTACCTGGCTGGTTGTCCAGATTTGCCCCCGAGTCATTTTCGCTGCCGCAACTCGTTGGCAGTGTGTCTGCAGTTGGTGCCTTCGCCTTACTTTTCCTCTATCCCGGTCCCACTGCAATGGGTCTTTTTAGTTGCACACTTTTGCTGCTGTTTAGTGTTTGGATAGAGCTTCCCCTCGAATTTACCGGGTCTGTAGCGGGAATATTATTGGTTGCATCGCTACTTGGAGCCAGTTATGAGTTGGCGTTTCGCGATGAATTGACAGGGCTTCATTCCAGGCGGGCTTTTCGCTATCAGATGCTGACACCTGCATGGAATTACAGTATCGCCATGGTGGATATAGATTATTTTAAGAAATTGAATGATCGCTATGGCCATCAAGTGGGGGATCAGGCTTTGCAAATGGTTGCTGTCCAGCTCGTCCGTCATGCTAATGGTACTGTGTTTCGCTATGGAGGAGAGGAATTTGTTATTTATCTTCCGGGGCGAAATCGCAAGGCGAAAGAGGCCCAGCTGGAAGCGTTGCGAGAAAAAATTGCATGCTATCCGTTGCGTCTGAGATCGTCGGGGCGTATCTCAACAGGGGTGTCACAGAGAGGTAAGGGTGGGGGAAAACCTCTAAAAATTACCGTGAGTATTGGTGTTGCCCACCGCAGTAAAAAGCTTAGGAAACCTGAGGGTATCCTCAAAGCGGCTGACCAGGCGCTGTATAAAGCAAAGAGAAATGGGCGAAACTGTCTGTCTGTTCACAGCTGA
- the rpsI gene encoding 30S ribosomal protein S9 → MATTQYYGTGRRKTSTARVFLTAGEGKITVNGRTLDEYFGREVARMIVRQPLEKVEMVEKFDITVTVKGGGSFGQAGAIRHGLTRALIQYDEALRQPLRAAGYVTRDAREVERKKVGLRKARKKPQFSKR, encoded by the coding sequence ATGGCAACTACTCAATACTACGGTACCGGCCGCCGCAAAACCTCTACTGCTCGTGTATTCCTCACAGCAGGCGAAGGTAAGATCACCGTAAACGGTCGCACTCTGGACGAATACTTCGGCCGTGAAGTGGCTCGCATGATCGTGCGCCAGCCGCTGGAAAAGGTTGAAATGGTCGAGAAATTCGACATCACTGTTACTGTTAAAGGTGGCGGTTCCTTTGGTCAGGCGGGTGCTATCCGTCACGGCCTGACCCGTGCCCTGATACAGTACGACGAAGCGCTGCGTCAACCGCTGCGCGCCGCTGGTTATGTTACCCGCGACGCCCGTGAGGTTGAGCGTAAGAAAGTGGGTCTGCGCAAAGCGCGTAAGAAGCCGCAGTTCTCCAAGCGTTAA
- the petA gene encoding ubiquinol-cytochrome c reductase iron-sulfur subunit, whose translation MSDDGVNVGRRRFLTAATSVVGGAGAVGVAVPFVASWKPSAKAKAAGAPVKYNISKIEPGQMVTVEWRGKPVYVVRRTDEILQDLEKVEPQLRDPNSEESIQPAYVDPENRSIKPQLLVLVGLCTHLGCAPMYRPEVGAADLGGDEWMGGFFCPCHGSKYDMAGRVYTGVPAPTNLEVPPYSYENDDVIVIGVDQEGTA comes from the coding sequence ATGAGTGATGACGGTGTAAATGTAGGACGGCGCCGTTTTCTAACCGCTGCCACCTCAGTTGTTGGTGGCGCGGGTGCGGTGGGGGTTGCCGTTCCCTTCGTCGCTTCCTGGAAGCCGAGTGCCAAGGCGAAAGCTGCTGGAGCTCCGGTTAAGTACAACATTAGCAAAATTGAACCGGGCCAGATGGTCACCGTAGAGTGGCGCGGCAAGCCGGTCTATGTTGTGCGCCGTACCGACGAAATATTGCAAGACCTGGAGAAAGTGGAGCCTCAACTGCGCGACCCCAACTCCGAGGAATCCATTCAGCCGGCTTATGTAGATCCGGAAAATCGCTCCATCAAACCACAACTTCTGGTATTGGTTGGCCTGTGTACACACCTGGGCTGCGCGCCTATGTACCGTCCGGAAGTAGGTGCCGCCGACCTGGGCGGCGATGAGTGGATGGGTGGCTTCTTCTGCCCTTGTCACGGTTCCAAGTACGATATGGCTGGCCGTGTTTACACCGGTGTTCCCGCGCCTACCAACCTGGAGGTGCCGCCTTATTCCTATGAGAACGACGATGTAATCGTGATTGGCGTAGACCAGGAGGGCACCGCATGA
- a CDS encoding glutathione S-transferase N-terminal domain-containing protein, which translates to MGVPTNKRSSMTFFSDGRSHYSHRVRIVLAEKGVSVDITDVDADDKPAELADLNPYNSLPTLVDRDLVLFETKVMMEYLDERFPHPPLLPVYPVARAQSRQIMHRIERDWCPLVDKILAGGKDAASARKELRDNLVGIAPMFTDLPYFFNEEFSLVDCCMAPLLWRLEQFEISLPKTKQVKPLLDYMDRLFAREAFQQSLTEYEREMR; encoded by the coding sequence ATGGGTGTGCCTACCAACAAGCGCTCCTCGATGACCTTCTTCTCTGATGGTCGCAGCCACTATAGCCATCGAGTACGTATTGTACTTGCCGAGAAAGGGGTTTCCGTCGATATCACTGATGTGGACGCCGACGATAAACCAGCTGAACTCGCTGACCTCAACCCTTACAACTCCTTGCCAACCTTGGTAGATCGCGATCTGGTTCTGTTTGAGACCAAGGTGATGATGGAGTACTTGGACGAGCGTTTCCCGCATCCGCCGCTGCTGCCGGTTTATCCGGTTGCCCGGGCACAGAGCCGCCAGATTATGCATCGTATCGAGCGCGACTGGTGTCCCCTGGTCGACAAGATCCTTGCTGGCGGTAAGGACGCGGCCTCTGCTCGTAAAGAGTTACGCGATAACCTGGTTGGTATTGCACCGATGTTTACCGACCTGCCGTACTTCTTTAATGAAGAGTTTTCTCTGGTGGATTGCTGCATGGCTCCGCTGTTGTGGCGCCTTGAGCAGTTTGAGATCAGCCTTCCGAAAACCAAGCAGGTTAAACCATTGCTGGATTATATGGACCGCTTGTTTGCCCGTGAGGCGTTCCAGCAGAGTCTGACCGAATACGAACGGGAAATGCGTTGA
- a CDS encoding YhcB family protein, with amino-acid sequence MHSTSVLILVGVLGMTLGAFLAFLAVRGRTSVERSEELEQRLREANNKLEDFQLQVNDHFDQTSQLVHNLTESYKEVHEYLSNSALRLSSQDIGRQMLKAGSGKLKDNDEKLQDIEPPRDWAPKEPGAKGTLAEDYGLEKEAHESS; translated from the coding sequence GTGCACTCTACATCGGTATTAATTCTAGTTGGCGTCCTCGGTATGACACTGGGTGCATTCCTCGCATTCCTTGCTGTGCGTGGGCGTACCAGTGTGGAGCGCTCAGAAGAGCTGGAACAAAGACTCCGCGAGGCCAACAACAAACTGGAAGACTTCCAGCTGCAGGTTAACGACCATTTTGACCAGACGTCACAACTTGTTCACAACCTCACCGAAAGCTATAAAGAAGTTCACGAGTATCTATCCAACAGCGCCCTGCGCCTATCCAGCCAGGATATCGGTCGCCAGATGCTGAAAGCTGGCAGTGGAAAGTTGAAAGACAACGATGAGAAGCTCCAGGATATAGAGCCCCCTCGTGATTGGGCCCCCAAAGAGCCTGGCGCCAAGGGCACCCTTGCCGAAGACTATGGGCTCGAAAAGGAAGCTCACGAGAGCAGCTAG
- a CDS encoding Yip1 family protein, whose protein sequence is MRLLSHTIGILTNPEKEWEAIRADRHSFFEVFVTHVPLLALIPTVAGYFGVTRVGFQVGGHLAKLTPESAAVLSVVTYFALLVGVYCLGEFINWMARSYGVEGDEPTRHYEGTALAVFITTPIFLASIVVLYPHPWLTMASVGIAGMYSIYLVFAGIPILMNMNKDRAFLYACAVLTVALVMMVTVLIGSVILWSVGIGPVYQHHVP, encoded by the coding sequence GTGCGGTTACTCAGTCATACAATAGGTATTCTTACCAACCCCGAAAAAGAGTGGGAGGCGATACGCGCTGATCGACACTCATTTTTTGAAGTGTTCGTAACCCATGTGCCGCTTTTAGCGTTGATTCCTACTGTTGCCGGTTACTTTGGTGTGACCCGAGTGGGTTTCCAGGTTGGGGGGCACCTTGCAAAGCTGACGCCGGAGAGCGCGGCTGTTCTGTCGGTTGTCACCTATTTTGCGTTGCTGGTTGGCGTCTATTGCCTCGGTGAGTTTATCAACTGGATGGCGCGGTCCTACGGTGTTGAGGGTGATGAACCCACACGCCACTACGAGGGCACGGCACTTGCGGTGTTTATTACTACACCAATTTTTCTGGCTAGTATTGTCGTCCTTTATCCACATCCCTGGCTGACAATGGCATCAGTGGGTATTGCTGGGATGTATTCGATTTACCTGGTCTTTGCCGGTATTCCGATCCTGATGAATATGAATAAGGATCGGGCTTTTCTATATGCTTGCGCTGTATTGACAGTCGCGCTGGTAATGATGGTTACGGTGCTTATTGGCTCAGTAATTCTTTGGAGCGTGGGTATTGGGCCGGTTTATCAGCATCATGTTCCATGA
- a CDS encoding ClpXP protease specificity-enhancing factor → MTSNRPYILRAFYEWITDNRCTPYILVDTHLPGVLVPQQHVNDDGQIVLNISESAVASLTMDNYAIRFNARFGGVPTDIQVPVGSVVGIYARENGQGMVFEAEETPEPPEPTPPTSLGKKSVKKPALRVVK, encoded by the coding sequence ATGACATCCAATCGTCCCTACATTCTGCGGGCGTTTTACGAGTGGATAACCGATAACCGGTGCACTCCATATATTCTGGTTGATACACACCTCCCTGGTGTTCTGGTACCGCAGCAGCATGTAAACGATGATGGTCAGATAGTTCTGAATATCTCGGAGTCAGCGGTTGCCAGCCTGACCATGGATAACTACGCCATCAGGTTTAATGCTCGTTTTGGCGGTGTGCCGACGGATATTCAGGTTCCAGTGGGGTCTGTGGTCGGCATCTATGCGCGGGAAAATGGACAGGGAATGGTATTTGAGGCCGAGGAAACTCCAGAGCCGCCAGAGCCTACACCGCCTACCAGTTTGGGTAAAAAGTCGGTTAAAAAGCCGGCATTACGTGTCGTCAAATAA
- a CDS encoding ubiquinol-cytochrome c reductase encodes MKWLVNFGDWVDQRLPIYQAWDKHMGKYYAPKNFNLWYFFGVFSLLVLVNQLLTGIWLVMSYNPSAEEAFASVEYIMRDVEWGWLIRYLHSTGASAFFVVVYLHMFRGLMYGSYKPPRELVWIFGMCIYLVLMAEAFMGYVLPWGQMSYWGAQVIVSLFGAIPGIGDSLVEWIRGDYLISGITLTRFFSLHVIALPLVLVLLVVLHILALHEVGSNNPDGIEIKKNKDENGIPKDGIPFHPYYSVHDLVGIAVFLFIFATVVFFFPEMGGFFLEHANFEEANPLKTPPHIAPVWYFTPFYAILRAVTMDIGPLTAKFLGLVAMGAAIAILFVLPWLDKSPVRSIRYKGWLPKGLLLLFAAVFIILGYLGVKSPTPDRNFLSQVATLFYFAFFLTMPVWTNPKSKKGIGSWAVCVIFGVLFLWMAVANYSVNTFMVVVTLLLAAFFTLLPWITNRDEVYPEPERVTSPSGGKTFGILFIGIIVVGLLTFIPIKAVGAESEVELDHINIDLRDKPSLQRGAKYFVNYCMGCHSANYSRWERVATDLDIPVELMMENLVLGDDKIGSLMAISMRPDDSKVWFGAAPPDLTLVARSRSPEWLYTYLRSFYKDDSRATGVNNKVFPSVAMPHVLMELQGLQECAPGPKRDHGKIVRDELGNPIMDAACGSLEVGKVKGSMTPEEFDGAMYDLVNFMEYIAEPMAEDRKRIGFYVLAFIFVFFIFAWLLNREYWKDVHH; translated from the coding sequence ATGAAATGGCTTGTAAATTTCGGTGATTGGGTAGATCAGCGACTGCCAATCTATCAGGCCTGGGATAAGCACATGGGCAAGTACTACGCGCCCAAAAACTTTAACCTGTGGTATTTCTTTGGTGTTTTCTCCCTGCTGGTGCTGGTTAACCAGCTGTTAACCGGTATTTGGCTCGTTATGAGCTACAACCCCTCCGCCGAGGAGGCATTTGCCTCAGTTGAGTACATCATGCGCGATGTGGAATGGGGTTGGTTGATACGCTATCTCCACTCGACAGGTGCGTCCGCCTTCTTCGTAGTGGTGTATCTGCATATGTTCCGCGGTCTGATGTACGGCTCTTATAAGCCGCCTCGCGAGCTGGTGTGGATCTTCGGCATGTGTATCTATCTGGTGCTGATGGCAGAAGCCTTTATGGGCTATGTGCTGCCCTGGGGCCAGATGTCCTACTGGGGCGCCCAGGTGATTGTTTCCCTGTTTGGAGCGATTCCCGGCATTGGTGACAGTCTGGTTGAGTGGATTCGCGGTGATTACCTGATTTCCGGTATTACCCTGACCCGCTTCTTCTCCCTGCACGTCATTGCGCTGCCGCTGGTATTGGTGCTGCTGGTAGTTCTTCATATCCTGGCATTGCATGAAGTGGGCTCCAACAACCCGGATGGTATCGAGATCAAGAAGAACAAGGATGAGAATGGTATCCCCAAAGACGGCATACCTTTCCACCCCTACTATTCTGTTCACGACCTGGTAGGTATCGCGGTATTCCTGTTTATCTTCGCTACCGTGGTGTTTTTCTTCCCGGAGATGGGCGGCTTTTTCCTGGAGCACGCTAACTTCGAAGAAGCGAACCCGCTGAAGACACCACCTCATATTGCACCGGTTTGGTACTTTACGCCGTTCTACGCAATCCTGCGTGCGGTTACTATGGATATCGGTCCGCTTACTGCGAAATTCCTTGGCTTGGTAGCCATGGGTGCCGCTATTGCGATCCTGTTTGTGCTGCCTTGGCTGGACAAGAGCCCGGTTCGCTCGATCCGCTACAAGGGTTGGTTGCCGAAGGGCTTGCTGCTTCTGTTTGCTGCAGTATTTATTATCCTTGGCTATCTGGGCGTTAAATCTCCGACCCCGGATCGCAACTTCCTGTCTCAGGTAGCGACCCTGTTCTACTTTGCCTTCTTCCTGACCATGCCGGTTTGGACGAATCCGAAGAGTAAGAAAGGCATTGGCTCCTGGGCTGTTTGTGTCATCTTCGGCGTGCTGTTCCTGTGGATGGCGGTAGCTAATTACTCTGTGAATACTTTCATGGTGGTTGTAACTCTGCTGCTCGCTGCCTTCTTTACTTTGCTGCCTTGGATTACCAATCGTGATGAGGTCTACCCTGAGCCCGAGCGTGTAACCAGCCCGTCTGGCGGTAAAACTTTCGGCATCCTGTTTATCGGTATTATCGTTGTTGGCCTGCTGACCTTTATCCCGATTAAAGCGGTAGGTGCAGAATCTGAGGTGGAGCTGGATCACATCAACATCGACCTGCGGGACAAACCGTCCCTGCAGCGCGGTGCCAAGTACTTCGTCAACTACTGCATGGGTTGTCACAGTGCCAATTACTCCCGTTGGGAGCGTGTGGCCACTGACCTGGATATCCCGGTTGAGTTGATGATGGAGAATCTGGTTTTGGGTGACGACAAGATCGGCAGCCTGATGGCGATCTCCATGCGTCCAGATGACTCCAAAGTATGGTTCGGCGCCGCGCCGCCGGACCTGACGCTGGTTGCTCGTTCTCGCTCACCGGAATGGCTCTACACTTACCTCCGCAGCTTTTATAAGGACGACAGTCGTGCAACTGGGGTTAATAACAAGGTATTCCCCAGCGTGGCCATGCCTCATGTCCTGATGGAACTGCAGGGTTTGCAGGAATGTGCCCCCGGACCCAAGCGTGATCACGGAAAAATTGTCCGGGATGAGCTGGGTAACCCGATTATGGATGCTGCTTGTGGTAGCCTGGAGGTAGGCAAGGTGAAAGGCTCTATGACTCCAGAAGAATTTGATGGGGCTATGTATGACCTCGTCAACTTTATGGAGTACATTGCTGAGCCGATGGCTGAGGATCGCAAACGTATTGGCTTCTATGTGCTGGCATTTATTTTTGTGTTCTTTATCTTCGCCTGGTTGCTGAACCGCGAATACTGGAAAGACGTGCACCACTAA
- the rplM gene encoding 50S ribosomal protein L13 encodes MKTYSAKPEAVKRDWYIVDAADKTLGRIAAEIATRLRGKHKPEYTPHVDTGDYIIVINAEKVRVTGNKAKDKIYHSHSGYPGGLKSISFEKLIEKAPERTVQSAVKGMLPKGPLGRAMFKKLKVYSGSEHPHVAQQPIELAI; translated from the coding sequence ATGAAGACTTACAGTGCCAAGCCAGAGGCGGTAAAACGCGACTGGTATATTGTTGACGCTGCGGACAAGACCCTCGGCCGTATTGCTGCCGAGATCGCAACCCGCCTGCGCGGCAAGCACAAGCCTGAATACACGCCCCACGTGGACACTGGCGATTACATCATTGTAATCAATGCTGAAAAGGTTCGCGTGACCGGTAATAAGGCCAAAGACAAGATCTACCACAGCCACTCCGGCTACCCCGGTGGTCTTAAATCCATCAGCTTCGAAAAGCTGATCGAAAAAGCGCCCGAGCGCACCGTTCAAAGCGCCGTTAAAGGCATGCTGCCGAAAGGTCCTTTGGGTCGTGCCATGTTCAAGAAGCTGAAAGTATACAGCGGCAGTGAACATCCTCATGTGGCTCAACAGCCGATTGAACTGGCGATCTAA